A DNA window from Vigna angularis cultivar LongXiaoDou No.4 chromosome 1, ASM1680809v1, whole genome shotgun sequence contains the following coding sequences:
- the LOC108332470 gene encoding fatty acid amide hydrolase isoform X1, which produces MALFKTRGVVYKPVKDVNLASDSTEVYLQANVKAAPRMTGILVKIFTWFLESRIFGTLLLYILKGNNLIHTLITNAELEESPLYVPAHHFEDHKEQEVKSLDSGLTPQEQVQLAIECLPTSSEKTKNEENTSFSRWTIMDYYKAYSSEAITPRAVAERFIAAVDESLKPPLSMGFFINYSPEDIRRQADESTLRYQKGEPISVLDGIPVAVKDEIDCLPYPTTGGTKWLQKERSCIDDACCVKRLRLCGAILVGKTNMHELGVGTSGINPHYGAARNPYDANKIAGGSSGGSAAVVSAGLCPVALGVDGGGSVRMPAALCGVVGLKPTFDRVPHFGVLPLNWTVGMVGILAGTVEDALITYAAISGEIPSEQPSSILTKINLPLLSFSKSIRDIKLAKYDKWFDDCSDEVRLCCTQALTELQDYYGWKTIDVTLPDIEAMRLAHYLTIGSECSTWFDSFGEKHVAELGWDARVALSIYGAFSSKEYIKAQKLRNRQAKFHKKIFAEADVIVSPTTGVTAYSIQDDALQTGELDYVNGAALVRYSISGNFLGLPAVTVASSVRFNDNSIILSSQVGYDKLGLPIGLQFIGRPWAEATLIHLAFSMQTICLSKYRKPKIFYDLLRKY; this is translated from the exons ATGGCTCTGTTCAAAACTAGGGGTGTGGTTTATAAGCCTGTTAAAGATGTCAACTTGGCTTCTGATAGCACTGAAGTCTATCTCCAAGCCAATGTCAAAG CAGCTCCTCGTATGACTGGGATCTTGGTCAAGATTTTCACTTGGTTCTTGGAGTCTCGAATATTTGGAACCTTGCTACTATATATACTGAAGGGTAACAATCTTATTCACACG CTTATTACAAATGCAGAGTTAGAAGAGTCGCCTCTCTATGTTCCCGCACACCATTTTGAAG ACCACAAAGAACAAGAAGTCAAAAGCTTGGATTCTGGTTTAACGCCACAAGAGCAAGTTCAACTTGCGATAGAGTGCTTACCAACGTCttcagaaaaaacaaaaaatgaagaaaacactTCTTTCTCTCGTTGGACCATAATGGATTATTACAAAGCCTACAGTTCGGAAGCTATAACACCACGAGCG GTTGCAGAACGATTTATAGCTGCTGTTGATGAATCTTTAAAGCCTCCACTCTCGATGGGATTCTTCATTAACTACAGTCCGGAGGATATACGAAGACAAGCAGATGAATCAACTCTCAGATATCAGAAAG GGGAACCTATCTCTGTCCTAGACGGAATTCCTGTTGCAGTCAAGGATGAAATAGATTGTTTGCCATATCCAACCACAG GAGGTACAAAGTGGTTGCAAAAGGAAAGGTCTTGTATAGATGATGCTTGCTGTGTTAAGCGTCTGAGATTGTGTGGTGCCATACTTGTTGGGAAGACTAATATGCATGAACTTGGGGTTGGAACAAGTGGTATCAATCCACATTATGG GGCTGCTAGAAACCCATATGATGCCAACAAGATTGCAGGAGGTTCTTCTGGTGGATCTGCTGCTGTGGTATCTGCAGGGTTGTGCCCAGTTGCCCTTGGAGTTGATGGGGGAg GTTCTGTGAGGATGCCTGCAGCACTTTGTGGTGTTGTTGGTCTAAAACCAACTTTTGATCGCGTACCTCATTTCGG AGTTCTTCCCCTAAACTGGACAGTTGGGATGGTTGGAATACTGGCAGGCACTGTTGAGGATGCATTGATCAC TTATGCAGCTATTAGTGGAGAAATTCCATCAGAACAGCCCTCTAGTATACTT ACCAAGATAAATCTACCACTACTGTCCTTCTCAAAGTCCATACGTGACATCAAATTGGCAAAGTATGATAAG TGGTTTGACGATTGTAGTGACGAAGTCAGATTATGCTGCACCCAGGCATTGACAGAACTTCAGGATTACTATGGTTGGAAG ACAATAGATGTCACTTTACCAGACATAGAAGCAATGCGCTTGGCACATTACTTAACAATTGGATCAGAGTGTTCCACTTGGTTTGATTCTTTTGGAGAGAA ACATGTTGCAGAATTAGGATGGGACGCAAGGGTAGCACTTTCTATCTATGGTGCTTTCAGTAGCAAGGAGTACATTAAAGCTCAAAAATTGAG GAATCGGCAGGCAAAGTTTCACAAGAAAATATTTGCTGAGGCAGATGTGATTGTGTCACCAACAACAGG TGTGACTGCATACTCGATTCAAGATGATGCACTGCAGACTGGTGAACTAGACTACGTAAATGGAG CTGCTCTTGTTAGGTATTCTATATCAGGAAACTTCCTCGGACTTCCTGCTGTCACAGTTGCG aGCTCAGTCAGGTTCAATGATAACTCTATCATCCTTTCATCACAGGTTGGATACGACAAGCTAGGTTTGCCTATTGGCCTTCAGTTTATAGGAAGGCCTTGGGCAGAAGCAACACTGATCCACTTGGCATTTTCAATGCAG ACCATTTGCCTGTCAAAATACAGAAAGCCGAAGATTTTTTATGATCTGCtgagaaaatattaa
- the LOC108323929 gene encoding alternative NAD(P)H-ubiquinone oxidoreductase C1, chloroplastic/mitochondrial isoform X1, with the protein MLLASQISMSLIALAAPASPTALAFRRGAKQWSALFPKSRGTGSSLFANSLRKRLRLRFFASGNNGGIVEEISEAEKEPKNFAWPDNKKPRVCILGGGFGGLYTALRLESLEWPDDNKPQIILVDQSERFVFKPMLYELLSGEVDEWEIAPRFLDLLANTSVQFFKDRVKVLHPSDHWGMNVSKESRCGGTVCLESGLQIEYDWLVLALGAEAKLDVVPGAAEFAIPFSTLEDARKVNDKLTTLERKTFGKDVQISVAVVGCGYSGVELAATLAERLQNRGIVRAINVETMICPNAPPENREAALKVLSSRKVKLLLGYFVRCIRKLSELESSDTLTGVDENSTEVAPAIEKYILELQPAERGMQSAIIEADLVLWTVGTKPPLPQLEPSDAPFVIPLNARGQAETDETLRVKGHPRIFALGDSSALRDSSGKILPATAQVAFQQADFTGWNLWAAINGRPLLPFRFQNLGEMMTLGRNDAVISPSFVDGLTLEGPVGHTARKIAYLIRLPTDEHRLKVGISWLTKSSIDLVSSLQSTLYKVLSGS; encoded by the exons ATGCTTCTTGCTTCGCAGATTAGTATGTCGCTCATTGCGTTAGCTGCACCTGCCTCTCCCACTGCCCTCGCTTTTCGCC GCGGAGCGAAGCAATGGAGCGCGCTATTTCCGAAAAGCAGGGGAACTGGTTCGTCCTTGTTCGCAAACTCTCTCAGGAAACGGTTGCGATTGCGGTTTTTCGCTTCGGGAAATAATGGCGGCATTGTGGAGGAGATATCTGAAGCCGAAAAAGAGCCTAAGAATTTTGCGTGGCCTGATAACAAG AAACCTAGAGTGTGCATATTAGGCGGTGGATTTGGCGGCTTATATACTGCTTTGAGGTTGGAATCATTGGAGTGGCCTGATGATAACAAACCACAG ATTATTCTTGTGGATCAGTCTGAACGTTTTGTTTTCAAGCCAATGTTGTATGAGCTTCTATCGGGAG AAGTGGATGAATGGGAAATAGCTCCTCGTTTCTTAGATTTGCTGGCAAACACTAGTGTGCAGTTTTTCAAAGACAGAGTAAAAGTTTTGCATCCCTCTGATCATTGGGGAATGAATGTATCCAAAGAATCTAGATGTGGAGGAACTGTTTGTCTTGAAAGCGGCCTTCAGATTGAATATGACTG GCTGGTTCTTGCATTAGGCGCTGAAGCTAAACTAGATGTTGTACCAGGGGCAGCGGAATTTGCAATTCCTTTCTCAACGCTAGAAGATGCACGT AAAGTCAACGATAAATTAACAACATTAGAGAGAAAGACCTTTGGAAAGGACGTTCAAATTAGTGTAGCTGTTGTTGGTTGTGGTTACTCGGGAGTTGAATTGGCTGCAACACTAGCAGAGCGATTACAGAACAGAGGAATTGTGAGAGCAATTAATGTTGAAACTATGATTTGCCCGAATGCCCCACCAGAAAACAGGGAAGCTGCACTAAAA GTTCTTTCATCAAGGAAAGTCAAACTTTTATTGGGTTATTTTGTCCGCTGTATTAGGAAGCTCAGTGAATTGGAATCTTCAGATACCTTGACAGGGGTGGATGAAAATAGTACTGAAGTAGCACCTGCTATTGAGAAATATATATTGGAGCTACAACCTGCTGAAAGGGGAATGCAGAGTGCAATCATCGAAGCAGATCTGGTATTATGGACTGTTGGAACCAAACCTCCTCTTCCTCAGCTAGAACCTTCAGATGCACCATTTGTAATTCCACTCAATGCTAGAGGACAGGCTGAAACAGATGAAACACTCCGTGTTAAGGGTCATCCCCGGATATTTGCCCTCGGCGACTCCTCTGCATTGAGGGATTCAAGTGGAAAGATCCTTCCAGCCACTGCACAG GTTGCATTTCAGCAAGCAGACTTCACTGGTTGGAATCTGTGGGCTGCAATCAATGGGCGTCCACTTTTGCCATTTAG GTTTCAGAATCTAGGTGAGATGATGACCCTGGGAAGAAATGATGCTGTCATTTCTCCAAGTtttgttgatggattgacaTTAGAAGGACCTGTTGGTCATACTG CGAGGAAGATAGCTTATTTGATCAGGTTACCAACAGATGAACATAGGCTTAAAGTGGGGATTAGCTGGCTTACGAAATCTTCCATTGATTTGGTGTCATCGCTGCAAAGTACCTTGTACAAGGTCCTTTCGGGCTCTTAG
- the LOC108332470 gene encoding fatty acid amide hydrolase isoform X3, with protein MALFKTRGVVYKPVKDVNLASDSTEVYLQANVKAAPRMTGILVKIFTWFLESRIFGTLLLYILKGNNLIHTLITNAELEESPLYVPAHHFEDHKEQEVKSLDSGLTPQEQVQLAIECLPTSSEKTKNEENTSFSRWTIMDYYKAYSSEAITPRAVAERFIAAVDESLKPPLSMGFFINYSPEDIRRQADESTLRYQKGEPISVLDGIPVAVKDEIDCLPYPTTGGTKWLQKERSCIDDACCVKRLRLCGAILVGKTNMHELGVGTSGINPHYGAARNPYDANKIAGGSSGGSAAVVSAGLCPVALGVDGGGSVRMPAALCGVVGLKPTFDRVPHFGVLPLNWTVGMVGILAGTVEDALITYAAISGEIPSEQPSSILTKINLPLLSFSKSIRDIKLAKYDKWFDDCSDEVRLCCTQALTELQDYYGWKTIDVTLPDIEAMRLAHYLTIGSECSTWFDSFGEKHVAELGWDARVALSIYGAFSSKEYIKAQKLRNRQAKFHKKIFAEADVIVSPTTGVTAYSIQDDALQTGELDYVNGAALVRYSISGNFLGLPAVTVAVGYDKLGLPIGLQFIGRPWAEATLIHLAFSMQTICLSKYRKPKIFYDLLRKY; from the exons ATGGCTCTGTTCAAAACTAGGGGTGTGGTTTATAAGCCTGTTAAAGATGTCAACTTGGCTTCTGATAGCACTGAAGTCTATCTCCAAGCCAATGTCAAAG CAGCTCCTCGTATGACTGGGATCTTGGTCAAGATTTTCACTTGGTTCTTGGAGTCTCGAATATTTGGAACCTTGCTACTATATATACTGAAGGGTAACAATCTTATTCACACG CTTATTACAAATGCAGAGTTAGAAGAGTCGCCTCTCTATGTTCCCGCACACCATTTTGAAG ACCACAAAGAACAAGAAGTCAAAAGCTTGGATTCTGGTTTAACGCCACAAGAGCAAGTTCAACTTGCGATAGAGTGCTTACCAACGTCttcagaaaaaacaaaaaatgaagaaaacactTCTTTCTCTCGTTGGACCATAATGGATTATTACAAAGCCTACAGTTCGGAAGCTATAACACCACGAGCG GTTGCAGAACGATTTATAGCTGCTGTTGATGAATCTTTAAAGCCTCCACTCTCGATGGGATTCTTCATTAACTACAGTCCGGAGGATATACGAAGACAAGCAGATGAATCAACTCTCAGATATCAGAAAG GGGAACCTATCTCTGTCCTAGACGGAATTCCTGTTGCAGTCAAGGATGAAATAGATTGTTTGCCATATCCAACCACAG GAGGTACAAAGTGGTTGCAAAAGGAAAGGTCTTGTATAGATGATGCTTGCTGTGTTAAGCGTCTGAGATTGTGTGGTGCCATACTTGTTGGGAAGACTAATATGCATGAACTTGGGGTTGGAACAAGTGGTATCAATCCACATTATGG GGCTGCTAGAAACCCATATGATGCCAACAAGATTGCAGGAGGTTCTTCTGGTGGATCTGCTGCTGTGGTATCTGCAGGGTTGTGCCCAGTTGCCCTTGGAGTTGATGGGGGAg GTTCTGTGAGGATGCCTGCAGCACTTTGTGGTGTTGTTGGTCTAAAACCAACTTTTGATCGCGTACCTCATTTCGG AGTTCTTCCCCTAAACTGGACAGTTGGGATGGTTGGAATACTGGCAGGCACTGTTGAGGATGCATTGATCAC TTATGCAGCTATTAGTGGAGAAATTCCATCAGAACAGCCCTCTAGTATACTT ACCAAGATAAATCTACCACTACTGTCCTTCTCAAAGTCCATACGTGACATCAAATTGGCAAAGTATGATAAG TGGTTTGACGATTGTAGTGACGAAGTCAGATTATGCTGCACCCAGGCATTGACAGAACTTCAGGATTACTATGGTTGGAAG ACAATAGATGTCACTTTACCAGACATAGAAGCAATGCGCTTGGCACATTACTTAACAATTGGATCAGAGTGTTCCACTTGGTTTGATTCTTTTGGAGAGAA ACATGTTGCAGAATTAGGATGGGACGCAAGGGTAGCACTTTCTATCTATGGTGCTTTCAGTAGCAAGGAGTACATTAAAGCTCAAAAATTGAG GAATCGGCAGGCAAAGTTTCACAAGAAAATATTTGCTGAGGCAGATGTGATTGTGTCACCAACAACAGG TGTGACTGCATACTCGATTCAAGATGATGCACTGCAGACTGGTGAACTAGACTACGTAAATGGAG CTGCTCTTGTTAGGTATTCTATATCAGGAAACTTCCTCGGACTTCCTGCTGTCACAGTTGCG GTTGGATACGACAAGCTAGGTTTGCCTATTGGCCTTCAGTTTATAGGAAGGCCTTGGGCAGAAGCAACACTGATCCACTTGGCATTTTCAATGCAG ACCATTTGCCTGTCAAAATACAGAAAGCCGAAGATTTTTTATGATCTGCtgagaaaatattaa
- the LOC108332470 gene encoding fatty acid amide hydrolase isoform X4: MALFKTRGVVYKPVKDVNLASDSTEVYLQANVKAPRMTGILVKIFTWFLESRIFGTLLLYILKGNNLIHTLITNAELEESPLYVPAHHFEDHKEQEVKSLDSGLTPQEQVQLAIECLPTSSEKTKNEENTSFSRWTIMDYYKAYSSEAITPRAVAERFIAAVDESLKPPLSMGFFINYSPEDIRRQADESTLRYQKGEPISVLDGIPVAVKDEIDCLPYPTTGGTKWLQKERSCIDDACCVKRLRLCGAILVGKTNMHELGVGTSGINPHYGAARNPYDANKIAGGSSGGSAAVVSAGLCPVALGVDGGGSVRMPAALCGVVGLKPTFDRVPHFGVLPLNWTVGMVGILAGTVEDALITYAAISGEIPSEQPSSILTKINLPLLSFSKSIRDIKLAKYDKWFDDCSDEVRLCCTQALTELQDYYGWKTIDVTLPDIEAMRLAHYLTIGSECSTWFDSFGEKHVAELGWDARVALSIYGAFSSKEYIKAQKLRNRQAKFHKKIFAEADVIVSPTTGVTAYSIQDDALQTGELDYVNGAALVRYSISGNFLGLPAVTVAVGYDKLGLPIGLQFIGRPWAEATLIHLAFSMQTICLSKYRKPKIFYDLLRKY; encoded by the exons ATGGCTCTGTTCAAAACTAGGGGTGTGGTTTATAAGCCTGTTAAAGATGTCAACTTGGCTTCTGATAGCACTGAAGTCTATCTCCAAGCCAATGTCAAAG CTCCTCGTATGACTGGGATCTTGGTCAAGATTTTCACTTGGTTCTTGGAGTCTCGAATATTTGGAACCTTGCTACTATATATACTGAAGGGTAACAATCTTATTCACACG CTTATTACAAATGCAGAGTTAGAAGAGTCGCCTCTCTATGTTCCCGCACACCATTTTGAAG ACCACAAAGAACAAGAAGTCAAAAGCTTGGATTCTGGTTTAACGCCACAAGAGCAAGTTCAACTTGCGATAGAGTGCTTACCAACGTCttcagaaaaaacaaaaaatgaagaaaacactTCTTTCTCTCGTTGGACCATAATGGATTATTACAAAGCCTACAGTTCGGAAGCTATAACACCACGAGCG GTTGCAGAACGATTTATAGCTGCTGTTGATGAATCTTTAAAGCCTCCACTCTCGATGGGATTCTTCATTAACTACAGTCCGGAGGATATACGAAGACAAGCAGATGAATCAACTCTCAGATATCAGAAAG GGGAACCTATCTCTGTCCTAGACGGAATTCCTGTTGCAGTCAAGGATGAAATAGATTGTTTGCCATATCCAACCACAG GAGGTACAAAGTGGTTGCAAAAGGAAAGGTCTTGTATAGATGATGCTTGCTGTGTTAAGCGTCTGAGATTGTGTGGTGCCATACTTGTTGGGAAGACTAATATGCATGAACTTGGGGTTGGAACAAGTGGTATCAATCCACATTATGG GGCTGCTAGAAACCCATATGATGCCAACAAGATTGCAGGAGGTTCTTCTGGTGGATCTGCTGCTGTGGTATCTGCAGGGTTGTGCCCAGTTGCCCTTGGAGTTGATGGGGGAg GTTCTGTGAGGATGCCTGCAGCACTTTGTGGTGTTGTTGGTCTAAAACCAACTTTTGATCGCGTACCTCATTTCGG AGTTCTTCCCCTAAACTGGACAGTTGGGATGGTTGGAATACTGGCAGGCACTGTTGAGGATGCATTGATCAC TTATGCAGCTATTAGTGGAGAAATTCCATCAGAACAGCCCTCTAGTATACTT ACCAAGATAAATCTACCACTACTGTCCTTCTCAAAGTCCATACGTGACATCAAATTGGCAAAGTATGATAAG TGGTTTGACGATTGTAGTGACGAAGTCAGATTATGCTGCACCCAGGCATTGACAGAACTTCAGGATTACTATGGTTGGAAG ACAATAGATGTCACTTTACCAGACATAGAAGCAATGCGCTTGGCACATTACTTAACAATTGGATCAGAGTGTTCCACTTGGTTTGATTCTTTTGGAGAGAA ACATGTTGCAGAATTAGGATGGGACGCAAGGGTAGCACTTTCTATCTATGGTGCTTTCAGTAGCAAGGAGTACATTAAAGCTCAAAAATTGAG GAATCGGCAGGCAAAGTTTCACAAGAAAATATTTGCTGAGGCAGATGTGATTGTGTCACCAACAACAGG TGTGACTGCATACTCGATTCAAGATGATGCACTGCAGACTGGTGAACTAGACTACGTAAATGGAG CTGCTCTTGTTAGGTATTCTATATCAGGAAACTTCCTCGGACTTCCTGCTGTCACAGTTGCG GTTGGATACGACAAGCTAGGTTTGCCTATTGGCCTTCAGTTTATAGGAAGGCCTTGGGCAGAAGCAACACTGATCCACTTGGCATTTTCAATGCAG ACCATTTGCCTGTCAAAATACAGAAAGCCGAAGATTTTTTATGATCTGCtgagaaaatattaa
- the LOC108323929 gene encoding alternative NAD(P)H-ubiquinone oxidoreductase C1, chloroplastic/mitochondrial isoform X2, with protein MSLIALAAPASPTALAFRRGAKQWSALFPKSRGTGSSLFANSLRKRLRLRFFASGNNGGIVEEISEAEKEPKNFAWPDNKKPRVCILGGGFGGLYTALRLESLEWPDDNKPQIILVDQSERFVFKPMLYELLSGEVDEWEIAPRFLDLLANTSVQFFKDRVKVLHPSDHWGMNVSKESRCGGTVCLESGLQIEYDWLVLALGAEAKLDVVPGAAEFAIPFSTLEDARKVNDKLTTLERKTFGKDVQISVAVVGCGYSGVELAATLAERLQNRGIVRAINVETMICPNAPPENREAALKVLSSRKVKLLLGYFVRCIRKLSELESSDTLTGVDENSTEVAPAIEKYILELQPAERGMQSAIIEADLVLWTVGTKPPLPQLEPSDAPFVIPLNARGQAETDETLRVKGHPRIFALGDSSALRDSSGKILPATAQVAFQQADFTGWNLWAAINGRPLLPFRFQNLGEMMTLGRNDAVISPSFVDGLTLEGPVGHTARKIAYLIRLPTDEHRLKVGISWLTKSSIDLVSSLQSTLYKVLSGS; from the exons ATGTCGCTCATTGCGTTAGCTGCACCTGCCTCTCCCACTGCCCTCGCTTTTCGCC GCGGAGCGAAGCAATGGAGCGCGCTATTTCCGAAAAGCAGGGGAACTGGTTCGTCCTTGTTCGCAAACTCTCTCAGGAAACGGTTGCGATTGCGGTTTTTCGCTTCGGGAAATAATGGCGGCATTGTGGAGGAGATATCTGAAGCCGAAAAAGAGCCTAAGAATTTTGCGTGGCCTGATAACAAG AAACCTAGAGTGTGCATATTAGGCGGTGGATTTGGCGGCTTATATACTGCTTTGAGGTTGGAATCATTGGAGTGGCCTGATGATAACAAACCACAG ATTATTCTTGTGGATCAGTCTGAACGTTTTGTTTTCAAGCCAATGTTGTATGAGCTTCTATCGGGAG AAGTGGATGAATGGGAAATAGCTCCTCGTTTCTTAGATTTGCTGGCAAACACTAGTGTGCAGTTTTTCAAAGACAGAGTAAAAGTTTTGCATCCCTCTGATCATTGGGGAATGAATGTATCCAAAGAATCTAGATGTGGAGGAACTGTTTGTCTTGAAAGCGGCCTTCAGATTGAATATGACTG GCTGGTTCTTGCATTAGGCGCTGAAGCTAAACTAGATGTTGTACCAGGGGCAGCGGAATTTGCAATTCCTTTCTCAACGCTAGAAGATGCACGT AAAGTCAACGATAAATTAACAACATTAGAGAGAAAGACCTTTGGAAAGGACGTTCAAATTAGTGTAGCTGTTGTTGGTTGTGGTTACTCGGGAGTTGAATTGGCTGCAACACTAGCAGAGCGATTACAGAACAGAGGAATTGTGAGAGCAATTAATGTTGAAACTATGATTTGCCCGAATGCCCCACCAGAAAACAGGGAAGCTGCACTAAAA GTTCTTTCATCAAGGAAAGTCAAACTTTTATTGGGTTATTTTGTCCGCTGTATTAGGAAGCTCAGTGAATTGGAATCTTCAGATACCTTGACAGGGGTGGATGAAAATAGTACTGAAGTAGCACCTGCTATTGAGAAATATATATTGGAGCTACAACCTGCTGAAAGGGGAATGCAGAGTGCAATCATCGAAGCAGATCTGGTATTATGGACTGTTGGAACCAAACCTCCTCTTCCTCAGCTAGAACCTTCAGATGCACCATTTGTAATTCCACTCAATGCTAGAGGACAGGCTGAAACAGATGAAACACTCCGTGTTAAGGGTCATCCCCGGATATTTGCCCTCGGCGACTCCTCTGCATTGAGGGATTCAAGTGGAAAGATCCTTCCAGCCACTGCACAG GTTGCATTTCAGCAAGCAGACTTCACTGGTTGGAATCTGTGGGCTGCAATCAATGGGCGTCCACTTTTGCCATTTAG GTTTCAGAATCTAGGTGAGATGATGACCCTGGGAAGAAATGATGCTGTCATTTCTCCAAGTtttgttgatggattgacaTTAGAAGGACCTGTTGGTCATACTG CGAGGAAGATAGCTTATTTGATCAGGTTACCAACAGATGAACATAGGCTTAAAGTGGGGATTAGCTGGCTTACGAAATCTTCCATTGATTTGGTGTCATCGCTGCAAAGTACCTTGTACAAGGTCCTTTCGGGCTCTTAG
- the LOC108332470 gene encoding fatty acid amide hydrolase isoform X2, whose amino-acid sequence MALFKTRGVVYKPVKDVNLASDSTEVYLQANVKAPRMTGILVKIFTWFLESRIFGTLLLYILKGNNLIHTLITNAELEESPLYVPAHHFEDHKEQEVKSLDSGLTPQEQVQLAIECLPTSSEKTKNEENTSFSRWTIMDYYKAYSSEAITPRAVAERFIAAVDESLKPPLSMGFFINYSPEDIRRQADESTLRYQKGEPISVLDGIPVAVKDEIDCLPYPTTGGTKWLQKERSCIDDACCVKRLRLCGAILVGKTNMHELGVGTSGINPHYGAARNPYDANKIAGGSSGGSAAVVSAGLCPVALGVDGGGSVRMPAALCGVVGLKPTFDRVPHFGVLPLNWTVGMVGILAGTVEDALITYAAISGEIPSEQPSSILTKINLPLLSFSKSIRDIKLAKYDKWFDDCSDEVRLCCTQALTELQDYYGWKTIDVTLPDIEAMRLAHYLTIGSECSTWFDSFGEKHVAELGWDARVALSIYGAFSSKEYIKAQKLRNRQAKFHKKIFAEADVIVSPTTGVTAYSIQDDALQTGELDYVNGAALVRYSISGNFLGLPAVTVASSVRFNDNSIILSSQVGYDKLGLPIGLQFIGRPWAEATLIHLAFSMQTICLSKYRKPKIFYDLLRKY is encoded by the exons ATGGCTCTGTTCAAAACTAGGGGTGTGGTTTATAAGCCTGTTAAAGATGTCAACTTGGCTTCTGATAGCACTGAAGTCTATCTCCAAGCCAATGTCAAAG CTCCTCGTATGACTGGGATCTTGGTCAAGATTTTCACTTGGTTCTTGGAGTCTCGAATATTTGGAACCTTGCTACTATATATACTGAAGGGTAACAATCTTATTCACACG CTTATTACAAATGCAGAGTTAGAAGAGTCGCCTCTCTATGTTCCCGCACACCATTTTGAAG ACCACAAAGAACAAGAAGTCAAAAGCTTGGATTCTGGTTTAACGCCACAAGAGCAAGTTCAACTTGCGATAGAGTGCTTACCAACGTCttcagaaaaaacaaaaaatgaagaaaacactTCTTTCTCTCGTTGGACCATAATGGATTATTACAAAGCCTACAGTTCGGAAGCTATAACACCACGAGCG GTTGCAGAACGATTTATAGCTGCTGTTGATGAATCTTTAAAGCCTCCACTCTCGATGGGATTCTTCATTAACTACAGTCCGGAGGATATACGAAGACAAGCAGATGAATCAACTCTCAGATATCAGAAAG GGGAACCTATCTCTGTCCTAGACGGAATTCCTGTTGCAGTCAAGGATGAAATAGATTGTTTGCCATATCCAACCACAG GAGGTACAAAGTGGTTGCAAAAGGAAAGGTCTTGTATAGATGATGCTTGCTGTGTTAAGCGTCTGAGATTGTGTGGTGCCATACTTGTTGGGAAGACTAATATGCATGAACTTGGGGTTGGAACAAGTGGTATCAATCCACATTATGG GGCTGCTAGAAACCCATATGATGCCAACAAGATTGCAGGAGGTTCTTCTGGTGGATCTGCTGCTGTGGTATCTGCAGGGTTGTGCCCAGTTGCCCTTGGAGTTGATGGGGGAg GTTCTGTGAGGATGCCTGCAGCACTTTGTGGTGTTGTTGGTCTAAAACCAACTTTTGATCGCGTACCTCATTTCGG AGTTCTTCCCCTAAACTGGACAGTTGGGATGGTTGGAATACTGGCAGGCACTGTTGAGGATGCATTGATCAC TTATGCAGCTATTAGTGGAGAAATTCCATCAGAACAGCCCTCTAGTATACTT ACCAAGATAAATCTACCACTACTGTCCTTCTCAAAGTCCATACGTGACATCAAATTGGCAAAGTATGATAAG TGGTTTGACGATTGTAGTGACGAAGTCAGATTATGCTGCACCCAGGCATTGACAGAACTTCAGGATTACTATGGTTGGAAG ACAATAGATGTCACTTTACCAGACATAGAAGCAATGCGCTTGGCACATTACTTAACAATTGGATCAGAGTGTTCCACTTGGTTTGATTCTTTTGGAGAGAA ACATGTTGCAGAATTAGGATGGGACGCAAGGGTAGCACTTTCTATCTATGGTGCTTTCAGTAGCAAGGAGTACATTAAAGCTCAAAAATTGAG GAATCGGCAGGCAAAGTTTCACAAGAAAATATTTGCTGAGGCAGATGTGATTGTGTCACCAACAACAGG TGTGACTGCATACTCGATTCAAGATGATGCACTGCAGACTGGTGAACTAGACTACGTAAATGGAG CTGCTCTTGTTAGGTATTCTATATCAGGAAACTTCCTCGGACTTCCTGCTGTCACAGTTGCG aGCTCAGTCAGGTTCAATGATAACTCTATCATCCTTTCATCACAGGTTGGATACGACAAGCTAGGTTTGCCTATTGGCCTTCAGTTTATAGGAAGGCCTTGGGCAGAAGCAACACTGATCCACTTGGCATTTTCAATGCAG ACCATTTGCCTGTCAAAATACAGAAAGCCGAAGATTTTTTATGATCTGCtgagaaaatattaa